The Etheostoma cragini isolate CJK2018 chromosome 5, CSU_Ecrag_1.0, whole genome shotgun sequence genome contains a region encoding:
- the aplnra gene encoding apelin receptor A — translation MDPTTAEYVDNYEYYDDNETAQCDFSEWEPSYSLIPVLYMLIFILGLSGNGVVIFTVWRSKSKRRAADVYIGNLAIADLTFVITLPLWAVYTALGYHWPFGVALCKISSYVVLVNMYASVFCLTCLSFDRYLAIVHSLSSSRLRSRGTMLASLGAIWFLSGLLAVPTLLFRTTVNDQNSNRTTCAMDFSLVTMNQRHEYLWIAGLSLSSSALGFLLPFLAMTIFYCFIGCTVTRHFNNLRKEDQKKKRLLKIITTLVVVFAICWTPFHVLKSMDALSYLNLAPNFCGFLRFLLLAHPYATCLAYVNSCLNPFLYAFFDLRFRSQCLCLLNLKKAMHGQMSSMSSTLSAQTQKSEIQSLATKV, via the coding sequence ATGGACCCCACTACTGCGGAATATGTTGATAACTATGAATACTATGATGACAATGAGACTGCACAATGTGACTTCTCAGAGTGGGAACCCTCTTACTCTCTCATCCCGGTCCTCTACATGCTCATCTTCATCCTGGGCCTGTCAGGTAACGGCGTGGTCATCTTTACCGTCTGGAGATCCAAATCAAAACGTCGGGCTGCAGATGTCTACATAGGAAATCTGGCCATTGCTGACCTCACCTTTGTCATAACCCTGCCTCTGTGGGCTGTGTACACAGCTCTGGGCTACCACTGGCCCTTTGGGGTGGCTCTGTGCAAGATCAGCAGCTACGTTGTTCTGGTCAACATGTACGCCAGTGTTTTCTGCCTGACCTGCCTGAGCTTTGACCGCTACCTGGCCATTGTGCACTCACTGTCCAGCAGCAGGCTGCGCTCTCGGGGCACCATGCTGGCGTCTTTGGGTGCCATTTGGTTCCTGTCTGGCCTGCTGGCTGTGCCGACGTTGCTCTTCCGCACCACAGTGAACGACCAAAACAGCAACCGGACCACATGCGCCATGGACTTCAGCTTGGTGACCATGAACCAGAGGCACGAGTATCTCTGGATCGCTGGGCTCAGCCTGTCCTCCTCTGCCTTGGGGTTTCTCCTACCTTTCTTGGCCATGACCATATTCTACTGCTTCATCGGCTGCACCGTCACACGCCACTTCAACAACTTGCGCAAGGAGGACCAGAAGAAGAAGCGGCTGCTGAAGATCATCACCACACTGGTGGTGGTGTTTGCCATCTGCTGGACTCCATTCCACGTCCTAAAGAGCATGGACGCCCTCTCCTACCTGAACCTGGCTCCAAACTTCTGTGGCTTCCTGCGCTTCCTGCTGCTGGCTCACCCCTACGCTACCTGCCTGGCCTACGTCAACAGCTGCCTCAATCCCTTCTTGTATGCCTTCTTTGACCTGCGCTTTCGTTCCCAGTGTCTGTGCCTGCTCAACCTGAAGAAGGCTATGCATGGCCAGATGAGCTCAATGTCATCTACGCTCAGCGCCCAGACTCAGAAGTCAGAGATTCAGTCTCTTGCCACCAAGGTGTAG